The window GTCATTCCAACAAACTGCCGGCGTCCTTATTGATGCTGCGGTTGCGGGTAAAGAAGACCACATGCGAGGCCTTAAGGAAAACGTCATTATCGGCCGCCTTATCCCTGCGGGCACTGGTCTGCGGGCCCGTCAAGAAGGTAAGCCGCTGGCTCAGCTCGATGACGCAGCGCAAGATGTCGCCGCATAGGCAACACGTGACAGTAACAGAAACCCCTCTCATGCCGAGAGGGGTTTCTGTTACTGTGGGAAAACGTTGATAATTTGCCTTGCATTCTGCTGTTTTAGAACGGTATACTGAGGACACTCATGGCTCGCCAAAGCAACGGGAAAAAGCGTGAAAAACCATCCGATGAGGGCGGGTCTTCGCTTTTCGATATATCGCAAGAAACGCGAAATAGCATCTGGGGCATTTTAAGCTTCATTACTGCTATCGTGGTCACCTTAAGCTTTTTGGGACGAGCGGGTTCCGCGGGTGAGCTCATTGATTCCGTTTCGCGACTCTTGTTCGGATGGGGATATATCCTTGTGCCCATTTCTTTTGCGCTTCTTGGCATTTCCTTCATTAAATCTCTCTCGCGACACATCGCCACGAGCGCTGTAGTGGGCACCATAACGTTCGTACTCTCGACACTGGCGATCTTGCACATTCTTGGCGATGGAACCTTCGATGACCGCATTATACAGGGCGGATATTTAGGCGTGGTACTTGGATTCCCCCTCCTCTCTTCAGTCGGCTTTGTTGCGTCTCTTATTGTGCTGCTCTCGTTCTTGAGCATTTCCATCCTCCTCGCTCTCAACGTACCGTTGTCAGCACTCTTCATGCGCGCTCCTGAAGAAGAGGCGGCGCCTCAGGAAGATGAGATTGTCATCCGTAACGCGCAAAAAGAATTAGCCCAAAAGCCCGCTCCAGCACTTGCAGAAGTAAAACAAGCGGCGCCGCCAAAGGAAAAGGCTTCGAAAGTCGACGATGCTCCGGAAAAAGGTTTTGTTATTAAGAATTTGAAGCTTGGTAAATGGAATCTTCCGCCGCTTAAACTCCTTTCGGAAGACCAAGACCAGGCATTGACGGGTGATATTCAAGCAAACGCAAACATTATTAAGCGCACGCTCGCGAATTTTGGCATTGAGGTAGAAATGGGCGAAGTGTCTATCGGGCCAACAGTTACCCAATTCACCATGCGCCCTGCGGTGGGCGTGCGCTTGTCGAAGATCTCGGCGCTCGGGCCAGATCTCGCCCTTGCGCTTGCCGCGCACCCCATTCGTATCGAGGCTCCTATTCCTGGAAAATCGCTCGTCGGCATCGAAGTTCCCAACAAAAAGACAGCTATTGTTGGTCTCCGCAATCTCCTTGAGGCCGATGAGTATGCTCGTGGGAAAGCGTTCCTACCCCTTGCGATTGGACGTGATGTGGGTGGTCTTTCAGTCTATGGCAGTTTGGAGCGCATGCCACACCTGCTCGTTGCTGGTGCCACGGGCACGGGCAAATCAGTTATGGTGAATGGCATCCTCCTTTCGCTTTTGTATAAACACTCGCCAGAAACACTGAAACTCATTCTTGTTGATCCAAAGCGCGTTGAGCTGTCCATCTATAACGACATCCCACACCTCATTACGCCAGTGATCACGGATACTAAGAAAGTGATGGGGGCGTTGAAGTGGGCGGTGAGTGAAATGGATCGCCGCTACGATCAGCTCTCAAAGGTTGGTTCGCGAGATCTCTTTTCATACAACACGAAGATGGTTGCAGAGGGAAAGGACATCATGCCGTTCATCGTCATTGTGATTGATGAAATGGCAGACCTCATGGCTTCATTCGGGCGTGACGTTGAAGCGGCAATCGTGCGCCTTGCGCAGATGTCGCGCGCCGTCGGCATCCACCTCATTCTTTCAACGCAGCGTCCTTCCGTTGAAGTTATTACTGGGCTCATTAAGGCGAACATTACCTCGCGCATTGCGCTACAGGTGGCAAGCCAAATTGACTCGCGCACCATCATCGATATGGCGGGCGCAGAAAAACTGCTCGGCCGCGGCGACCTCCTCTTCATGTCGGGTGACGCGGCGAAGCTCCGTCGCGTACAGGCGCCGTTAGTTACTGAAAAAGAAGTGCACGATGTTGTGGCGTTCTTGCGTGAACAGGCAGAAGAGCTGAATCTTTCACAGAATGAGTCTCTGAGTTCTGAGCTTACCAACTCACTTGCAAACGGTGGTCCACAAGGACAGGGTGGCGACAACGGCTCTGATGAAGATGATCTCTACGACGAGGCAAAGCGCATCGTCATAGACTCAGGCAAAGCCTCAGCATCTTTGTTGCAGCGTCGTCTGCGCGTGGGATATGCGCGTGCTGCGCGCCTCCTGGACATCCTCGAAGATAAAGGCATCATCGGTCCAGGTGAGGGGGCAAAGCCGCGAGAGGTCTACGTGCAAGCAGATGGTGCGCCGAGTGCGCCTCCTATGGGGTATGCACCCGTGGCGACGGCAGTATCTGCTGACACGCTAGAAGCAGAGCGAGATGAGCAGTAATGAATAATCCACTGCGCTTGAGGGAGCGTAGTATGCGTATGGTAAAAAAAGATCACAAAAAGGAAGCAAAGCCCAACATGACGAGCAAAGATAACCGCCATATTGATATTGCCGTCAAAGAAATTCAAGAAAAATACGGTGACGGCGCTATTATGAAATTGGGCGAAGCGCGAAAGGTTGATGTTGATGTTATCCCTTCCGGATCTATTTCACTCGATCTTGCTCTTGGGGTTGGAGGCATGCCGCGCGGCCGTGTTATTGAAGTGTATGGTCCTGAAAGCTCGGGCAAAACAACGCTCGCGCTCCATCTCGTGTCCGAAGTGCAAAAGCAGGGTGGTGTTGCTGCGTATGTTGACGCGGAACACGCACTTGATCCCGAATATGCGAAGCGTATTGGGGTAAAAACGCAGGACTTGCTCATTTCTCAACCAGATCACGGTGAACAAGCACTCGAAATTGTGGAAACGCTGGTTCGCTCCGGCGCCGTTTCGTTGGTGGTCGTAGACTCTGTCGCAGCACTTACGCCTCGCGCAGAAATTGAAGGTGAGATGGACCAGCAGCATGTCGGCCTTCAAGCGCGCCTCATGAGCCATGCGCTGCGCAAGCTCGCAGGTGTTGCAGCAAAAACAAACACCACCATTTTATTCATTAACCAGATTCGTCAGAAGATTGGAGTCATGTTTGGGAACCCAGAGACAACCACCGGCGGCTTAGCGCTAAAGTTCTATGCATCGGTGCGTGTTGAGATTCGTCGTTCAGCGCAAATTCAAAGCGGCGAGCGTATCATTGGAAATCGTGTGAAGGTGAAGATTGTAAAGAATAAGGTAGCTGCACCATTCCGTACGTGTGAGTTCGACATCTTCTACAACGAAGGCATCTCTGCAGAGTCTGATTTGATTAACACGGGGGTACTCTATGGGGTGGTCGGCAAGGCGGGTAGCTGGTATACGCGTGGCGCAGACAAGCTCGGACAAGGCATGGAAGGTGCGCGCGCATTCTTGAAAGAGAATCCAAAAATCCGAAAGGAAATCTTCGATGCAATTAAAAAAGCTGCTGCCCTCGGTGAGGCACCAGCGAAACAAGCGCCCCTTGCATCCGAAGAGTAGCGCTTATACTTTTGCTTCCGAATAGATCTCATCAAGCCACGGATAGCCTGATGAGACTTCACGTTGCATAAAATTAATCTCTTCTTGAGGAAGGCTAAGTGAGTCAAGGAGTGCAAAAAATCCTTCGCGTAGCTGCTCGGGCGTCGTGGGTACTGTTTGCGTCCACAACATTTCTGCAAGACGCCAGAAGCGTAGCATGGCTCCTTCGCGCGTTGCGCATACCGCCATAAGGTTTTCTTCTGGCAGGCTGTCTAATTCGGAGCGATACGTGAGCCATGAGCCGGCGGGCCCTATTTCTTTAGGGCAAAAGAGGTCGACAAAATAGAGCGTCCCATCAGTGTCTGGGACAACGTTTGCGAGCTTTAAATCAATGCCATGAGGGAGAGCGGTTACCTCTCGTCCGGAGATTGTTTTTCGATGGAGAGCGCCACGTGGATAGTGCGCGAGCTGGGCGAATGTTTGCCGTACAATGCTCCATCGAAGGAAATTCGGTTGCTCTGGGTTGGTAAATATTTTTTCGCCATCAGCGCGTCCGATGCGTTGCTCGTATGAAAATATCTGCCCCTCATTTCCTTGCTGGAGTGTTTTTGTGTAATACGTATGTGGTATATTCCATCCAAAGCGCACTAGTTCTCTGCGATATGGCTCGAGGCGGGATTCTAAGTGCCGCGCTACATTAAAAGGTAAGCCTTTTCCGGCTCCCATTCGTTTAAATAACACTTGTTGTGGAGTGCCGTGCTCTCGGTACTCTAGAATAGAAACTCGAGATTGGCGACCTTGGCTGATACCATCGGGAGGAAGTACTGAAAAAATGATATGTGGTTCATCAGCGCGAAGAATGTGCAATTCTGACGGAGTTGGTTCAAAGAGCTTGGCGTGGTGGGCGAGTACATCTTTCTTTTCCATTACGATCAGTATACTAAAGCGTTATATAAAGCACAAAACGCCCCACATGGGGCGTTTTGTGTGCACTTGGGGGAAGAGGCCTTACTTCTGAACTGTCTGGTTGCGCGTGTAGGGCATAAGGGCCATGAAGCGTGCGAGCTTAATCGCCTGTGCGATACGGCGCTGGTGTATCTTGCAGAGCTTGTTGCGGCGTGAAGAGCCGATTTTAAACTCTGACGTTGTGTAGGCGCGGAGCGCCTTCACATCTTTATAGTTAATAGTTGGGGTTGCGTTTTTGCAGTGTGTGCAGTCCATAGTCGTTAGAATGGTAAATCTTCTGGTTTAATCTTTACATCTTCTTCTTCGATACCTTGGTGTGGCAACTCGCTTTCGTCAATGATTGGGATCTCTGGTTCCATGGCCGGCGTATCGCTTATTGCTGCTGCCGGTGCTCGTGATGGAGACGGTGCCCCCATCGGTTCACCTCCTGCGGAACGTGGGCCAAGTTGGAGATTCTCTGCGATGATTTCTGTGGCGTATCGCTTTACGTTATCTTGAGTGCCAGTCCATGAGCGAGTCTGAATGCGTCCTTCGATGAGCGCGAGAGATCCGCGGCGGAGATATTGGCTCGCGATTTCTCCGAGTCGTCCCCATGCAATGACTGTGTGAAATTCGGTGGCTTCGCGCTTTTGGTTTGTCTGCTTGTCATACCAGACGCGATTTGTCGCCATGCGAATAGTGGCCACATTTTGTCCTCCGGGAGTTGCGCGGACTTCGGGATCTTGGGTAAGCCGTCCGATCAAATAGACCTTATTCAGGTTCATAGCATTACGCGACGTCGTTCATTGCGCTGTCCAGCTGCGCATCCATATCTGGCTGTGCGGCGCGGGGCGTGCGAGAACGGGCGCGGGATTGTTCCTTTCCTGCGGACTCATCAAGCGCAAGCACGATGTGGCGCAAAACCTCTTTGTGGAGGCGGAGCGTTTCATCAATGAGCGCGAGCTGATCAGTATCTTCCAGCGTAAAGTGGCACCAGCCAAAAAAGCTAGAGCGTTGATGCTGGATAGGATAGGACAGGCGCGTTGCCTCGGGTGCTTTTGACTCTACAATCGTACCTCCGTGGGAGGTAACGACCTGCTCAATACTTGCGTGGAGAGCGGGGATTTCTTCAGGAGCCTTGGTACCGTCTAGGTGGTACGCCAACTCGTAGCGGCGATTCATGTCAGTCATATCAATACTTTTGGGTTTCCGCACGCCCGAGAGGCGCAGATGTGGGCCTCTCGTCATGCAGTTATTGCATTACCAGTGCCTAGATTACCAAGGAAATATGGGCATGTCAACGTTGTTGAGGGTATATTGACTATATCGTATTTATTTTGTACTATATGCGTCCAAGGAGGTGGCAGTGAATCAGAA of the Candidatus Paceibacterota bacterium genome contains:
- the rpsR gene encoding 30S ribosomal protein S18, encoding MDCTHCKNATPTINYKDVKALRAYTTSEFKIGSSRRNKLCKIHQRRIAQAIKLARFMALMPYTRNQTVQK
- the recA gene encoding recombinase RecA, with product MTSKDNRHIDIAVKEIQEKYGDGAIMKLGEARKVDVDVIPSGSISLDLALGVGGMPRGRVIEVYGPESSGKTTLALHLVSEVQKQGGVAAYVDAEHALDPEYAKRIGVKTQDLLISQPDHGEQALEIVETLVRSGAVSLVVVDSVAALTPRAEIEGEMDQQHVGLQARLMSHALRKLAGVAAKTNTTILFINQIRQKIGVMFGNPETTTGGLALKFYASVRVEIRRSAQIQSGERIIGNRVKVKIVKNKVAAPFRTCEFDIFYNEGISAESDLINTGVLYGVVGKAGSWYTRGADKLGQGMEGARAFLKENPKIRKEIFDAIKKAAALGEAPAKQAPLASEE
- a CDS encoding 30S ribosomal protein S6, which translates into the protein MTDMNRRYELAYHLDGTKAPEEIPALHASIEQVVTSHGGTIVESKAPEATRLSYPIQHQRSSFFGWCHFTLEDTDQLALIDETLRLHKEVLRHIVLALDESAGKEQSRARSRTPRAAQPDMDAQLDSAMNDVA
- the ssb gene encoding single-stranded DNA-binding protein; protein product: MNLNKVYLIGRLTQDPEVRATPGGQNVATIRMATNRVWYDKQTNQKREATEFHTVIAWGRLGEIASQYLRRGSLALIEGRIQTRSWTGTQDNVKRYATEIIAENLQLGPRSAGGEPMGAPSPSRAPAAAISDTPAMEPEIPIIDESELPHQGIEEEDVKIKPEDLPF
- a CDS encoding DNA translocase FtsK, translated to MARQSNGKKREKPSDEGGSSLFDISQETRNSIWGILSFITAIVVTLSFLGRAGSAGELIDSVSRLLFGWGYILVPISFALLGISFIKSLSRHIATSAVVGTITFVLSTLAILHILGDGTFDDRIIQGGYLGVVLGFPLLSSVGFVASLIVLLSFLSISILLALNVPLSALFMRAPEEEAAPQEDEIVIRNAQKELAQKPAPALAEVKQAAPPKEKASKVDDAPEKGFVIKNLKLGKWNLPPLKLLSEDQDQALTGDIQANANIIKRTLANFGIEVEMGEVSIGPTVTQFTMRPAVGVRLSKISALGPDLALALAAHPIRIEAPIPGKSLVGIEVPNKKTAIVGLRNLLEADEYARGKAFLPLAIGRDVGGLSVYGSLERMPHLLVAGATGTGKSVMVNGILLSLLYKHSPETLKLILVDPKRVELSIYNDIPHLITPVITDTKKVMGALKWAVSEMDRRYDQLSKVGSRDLFSYNTKMVAEGKDIMPFIVIVIDEMADLMASFGRDVEAAIVRLAQMSRAVGIHLILSTQRPSVEVITGLIKANITSRIALQVASQIDSRTIIDMAGAEKLLGRGDLLFMSGDAAKLRRVQAPLVTEKEVHDVVAFLREQAEELNLSQNESLSSELTNSLANGGPQGQGGDNGSDEDDLYDEAKRIVIDSGKASASLLQRRLRVGYARAARLLDILEDKGIIGPGEGAKPREVYVQADGAPSAPPMGYAPVATAVSADTLEAERDEQ